From one Motacilla alba alba isolate MOTALB_02 chromosome 8, Motacilla_alba_V1.0_pri, whole genome shotgun sequence genomic stretch:
- the REG4 gene encoding regenerating islet-derived protein 4, whose amino-acid sequence MAAAARFALLLLGCVGLLRPVDGRYINYCPDGWSYYKLSCFKYFPEARTWDEAESRCQEVKKDAHLAWVEDAHEAATLRRAISYHQRVQPVWIGLQRSKESQAWQWTSGKDYSATSEMPGNGAHGGSCAVLTHHSGFSVWSSADCSRQHHYICKFYPLH is encoded by the exons ATGGCGGCTGCGGCCAGATTcgccctcctgctgctgggctgcgTGGGGCTCCTGCGGCCAGTCG ACGGCAGGTACATAAACTACTGCCCCGACGGCTGGTCCTACTACAAGCTCAGCTGCTTCAAATACTTCCCCGAGGCCCGGACCTGGGACGAGGCTGAG AGTCGGTGCCAGGAGGTCAAGAAAGACGCCCACCTGGCCTGGGTGGAGGACGCCCACGAGGCAGCCACCCTGCGGAGAGCCATCTCCTACCACCAGCGTGTGCAGCCCGTCTGGATTGGACTCCAAAGGAGTAAAGAG agccaggccTGGCAGTGGACGAGTGGGAAGGACTACAGTGCCACCAGTGAGATGCCTGGGAACGGTGCCCACGGGGGAAGCTGCGCCGTGCTGACCCATCACAGCG GTTTCTCTGTGTGGTCCAGCGCCGACTGCTCCCGGCAGCATCACTACATCTGCAAGTTCTACCCCTTGCACTGA
- the LOC119703630 gene encoding cuticle collagen 2C-like, which translates to MGTGGPPGADSSPGIRGLHGPMAMLTAAPRPKVPFVPLLSRLRHHVAVCSAALEMALPPPSPWGFHPPELRHVSGADCAPGSADRAATGARPPSAPCPRPRGRPGRPRSDRSRAGEPGTGAAAAPGQPGLRDSPSRCSAQLRLRVPRFRGTRDEDTSQAPPSEAALPLLCWLALGDL; encoded by the coding sequence ATGGGGACCGGTGGTCCCCCAGGCGCAGACAGCTCCCCAGGGATCCGGGGCCTGCATGGCCCCATGGCCATGTTGACAGCAGCACCGCGACCAAAGGTCCCTTTTGTGCCCCTGTTATCTCGCCTCAGGCATCACGTGGCTGTTTGCTCCGCTGCTTTGGAGATGGCTCTGCCCCCACCCAGCCCATGGGGTTTTCACCCCCCAGAGCTGCGGCACGTGTCAGGCGCGGACTGCGCCCCGGGCAGCGCGGACCGTGCCGCCACCGGAGCCCGGCcgccctctgctccctgcccgcgcccgcgggggcggccggggAGGCCGCGCAGCGACCGCAGCCGTGCCGGCGAGCCTGGCACcggagccgccgctgccccggggcagccggggctgcgggACAGCCCGTCCcgctgctcagcccagctccgGCTCCGTGTCCCCAGGTTTCGGGGCACGCGAGACGAAGACACCTCGCAGGCTCCCCCCTCTGAAGCTGCGCTGCCCCTGCTGTGTTGGCTGGCGCTCGGCGACCTTTGA
- the HMGCS2 gene encoding hydroxymethylglutaryl-CoA synthase, mitochondrial isoform X2, with protein MLRLVGRAARCWGASLSSAAGTGAWPKDVGILALEVYFPAQYVDQEELERFDGVEAGKYTRGLGQKQMGFCAAHEDINSLCLTVVQRLVERGRLSWDAIGRLEVGTETVIDKSKAVKTVLMQLFHDSGNTDVEGIDTTNACYGGTASLFNAAAWVESSAWDGRYAVVVCGDIAVYATGNARPTGGAGAIAMLVGPNAPLVLERGLRGTHMEHAYDFYKPNLSSEYPVVDGQLSIQCYLRALDRCYAVYRRKAQAQWQQAGIQRPFTLDDFKYIIFHSPFCKLVQKSVGRLLLNDFLASPNPDTASGLYKGLQSFRGVKLEDTYTSKEVEKAFQTASQDIFNQKTKPSLLLSSRNGNMYTPSMYGCLASLLSQCSARDLAGSRIGAFSYGSGLAASMFSFRVSQDAAPGSPLDKLVSSLADLPARLDARKRVAPQDFAEIMKRREETHHLANHAPHGSQADLFPGTWYLTRVDSKYRREYARKPI; from the exons ATGCTGCGCTTGGTCGGGCGCGCCGCGCGCTGCTGGGGGGCCAG cctctccagtgctgctgggacaggtgCCTGGCCCAAGGACGTGGGCATCCTGGCCCTGGAGGTGTACTTCCCTGCCCAGTACGTGGatcaggaggagctggagcggTTTGATGGCGTGGAGGCCGGCAAGTACACACGGGGCCTGGGCCAGAAGCAGATGGGCTTCTGCGCCGCCCACGAGGACATCAACTCCCTGTGCCTGACCGTGGTGCAGCGGCTGGTGGAGCGCGGGCGCCTCTCCTGGGACGCCATCGGCCGCCTGGAGGTGGGCACCGAGACCGTCATCGACAAATCCAAGGCCGTCAAGACTGTCCTCATGCAACTTTTCCACGACTCTGGCAACACTGATGTGGAGGGCATCGACACCACCAACGCCTGCTACGGGGGCACGGCCTCGCTCTTCAACGCGGCCGCCTGGGTGGAGTCCAGTGCCTGGGACG GTCGCTACGCCGTGGTGGTGTGTGGGGACATCGCTGTCTACGCCACGGGGAACGCGCGGCCCACGGGAGGTGCCGGTGCCATCGCCATGCTGGTGGGACCCAACGCCCCGCTGGTGCTGGAGAGAG GCCTGCGTGGAACCCACATGGAGCACGCCTACGACTTCTACAAGCCGAATCTCTCCTCTGAGTACCCGGTGGTGGACGGGCAGCTCTCCATCCAGTGCTACCTGCGGGCGCTGGACCGCTGCTACGCCGTGTACCGACGGAAGGCGCAGGCCcagtggcagcagg CTGGCATCCAGAGGCCCTTCACCCTCGATGACTTCAAGTACATCATCTTCCACTCGCCCTTCTGCAAGCTGGTGCAGAAGTCGGTGGGGCGGCTGCTGCTGAACGACTTCTTGGCTTCCCCCAACCCCGACACAGCCTCCGGCCTCTACAAGGGGCTGCAGTCCTTCCG CGGTGTGAAGCTGGAGGACACCTACACCAGCAAGGAGGTGGAGAAGGCATTCCAGACTGCCAGCCAGGACATCTTCAACCAGAAGACCaagccttccctgctcctctcttccCGCAACGGCAACATGTACACACCATCCATGTATGGCTGCCTGgcctccctcctgtccca GTGCTCAGCACGGGACCTGGCCGGCTCCCGGATCGGTGCCTTCTCCTACGGCTCAGGACTGGCGGCCAGCATGTTCTCCTTCCGTGTCTCGCAGGATGCAGCTCCAG GCTCACCCCTGGACAAGCTGGTCTCCAGCCTGGCTGACCTGCCCGCTCGCCTGGACGCCCGCAAGCGCGTGGCCCCGCAGGACTTTGCCGAGATCATGAAGCGACGGGAGGAGACGCATCACTTGG CCAACCACGCTCCCCATGGCTCCCAGGCGGATCTCTTCCCCGGAACCTGGTACCTGACCCGGGTGGATTCCAAGTACCGCCGCGAATATGCCAGGAAGCCCATCTAG
- the HMGCS2 gene encoding hydroxymethylglutaryl-CoA synthase, mitochondrial isoform X1 translates to MLRLVGRAARCWGARWAPPGPERAPRGNQHPAAWQRACLSSAAGTGAWPKDVGILALEVYFPAQYVDQEELERFDGVEAGKYTRGLGQKQMGFCAAHEDINSLCLTVVQRLVERGRLSWDAIGRLEVGTETVIDKSKAVKTVLMQLFHDSGNTDVEGIDTTNACYGGTASLFNAAAWVESSAWDGRYAVVVCGDIAVYATGNARPTGGAGAIAMLVGPNAPLVLERGLRGTHMEHAYDFYKPNLSSEYPVVDGQLSIQCYLRALDRCYAVYRRKAQAQWQQAGIQRPFTLDDFKYIIFHSPFCKLVQKSVGRLLLNDFLASPNPDTASGLYKGLQSFRGVKLEDTYTSKEVEKAFQTASQDIFNQKTKPSLLLSSRNGNMYTPSMYGCLASLLSQCSARDLAGSRIGAFSYGSGLAASMFSFRVSQDAAPGSPLDKLVSSLADLPARLDARKRVAPQDFAEIMKRREETHHLANHAPHGSQADLFPGTWYLTRVDSKYRREYARKPI, encoded by the exons ATGCTGCGCTTGGTCGGGCGCGCCGCGCGCTGCTGGGGGGCCAGGTGGGCACCGCCGGGGCCCGAGCGGGCACCCCGGGGCAACCAGCACCCCGCGGCTTGGCAGAGGGCATG cctctccagtgctgctgggacaggtgCCTGGCCCAAGGACGTGGGCATCCTGGCCCTGGAGGTGTACTTCCCTGCCCAGTACGTGGatcaggaggagctggagcggTTTGATGGCGTGGAGGCCGGCAAGTACACACGGGGCCTGGGCCAGAAGCAGATGGGCTTCTGCGCCGCCCACGAGGACATCAACTCCCTGTGCCTGACCGTGGTGCAGCGGCTGGTGGAGCGCGGGCGCCTCTCCTGGGACGCCATCGGCCGCCTGGAGGTGGGCACCGAGACCGTCATCGACAAATCCAAGGCCGTCAAGACTGTCCTCATGCAACTTTTCCACGACTCTGGCAACACTGATGTGGAGGGCATCGACACCACCAACGCCTGCTACGGGGGCACGGCCTCGCTCTTCAACGCGGCCGCCTGGGTGGAGTCCAGTGCCTGGGACG GTCGCTACGCCGTGGTGGTGTGTGGGGACATCGCTGTCTACGCCACGGGGAACGCGCGGCCCACGGGAGGTGCCGGTGCCATCGCCATGCTGGTGGGACCCAACGCCCCGCTGGTGCTGGAGAGAG GCCTGCGTGGAACCCACATGGAGCACGCCTACGACTTCTACAAGCCGAATCTCTCCTCTGAGTACCCGGTGGTGGACGGGCAGCTCTCCATCCAGTGCTACCTGCGGGCGCTGGACCGCTGCTACGCCGTGTACCGACGGAAGGCGCAGGCCcagtggcagcagg CTGGCATCCAGAGGCCCTTCACCCTCGATGACTTCAAGTACATCATCTTCCACTCGCCCTTCTGCAAGCTGGTGCAGAAGTCGGTGGGGCGGCTGCTGCTGAACGACTTCTTGGCTTCCCCCAACCCCGACACAGCCTCCGGCCTCTACAAGGGGCTGCAGTCCTTCCG CGGTGTGAAGCTGGAGGACACCTACACCAGCAAGGAGGTGGAGAAGGCATTCCAGACTGCCAGCCAGGACATCTTCAACCAGAAGACCaagccttccctgctcctctcttccCGCAACGGCAACATGTACACACCATCCATGTATGGCTGCCTGgcctccctcctgtccca GTGCTCAGCACGGGACCTGGCCGGCTCCCGGATCGGTGCCTTCTCCTACGGCTCAGGACTGGCGGCCAGCATGTTCTCCTTCCGTGTCTCGCAGGATGCAGCTCCAG GCTCACCCCTGGACAAGCTGGTCTCCAGCCTGGCTGACCTGCCCGCTCGCCTGGACGCCCGCAAGCGCGTGGCCCCGCAGGACTTTGCCGAGATCATGAAGCGACGGGAGGAGACGCATCACTTGG CCAACCACGCTCCCCATGGCTCCCAGGCGGATCTCTTCCCCGGAACCTGGTACCTGACCCGGGTGGATTCCAAGTACCGCCGCGAATATGCCAGGAAGCCCATCTAG
- the PHGDH gene encoding D-3-phosphoglycerate dehydrogenase, whose amino-acid sequence MALGKLQKVLISESLDPCCREILQAGGLRVQEKPGLSKEELLREIRDCDGLIVRSATKVTAEVLEAAERLQVVGRAGTGVDNVDVEAATRKGVLVMNTPTGNSLSAAELTCGMILCLARQIPQAAASMKEGKWDRKKYMGMELNGKTLAVLGLGRIGREVATRMQAFGMKTIGYDPIITPDVSATFGVEQLPLEQIWPRCDFITVHTPLLPSTTGLLNDSTFAKCRRGVQVVNCARGGIVDEGALLRALQSGQCGGAALDVFTQEPPKDRELVNHPNVISCPHLGASTREAQSRCGKEIAMQIVDMATGKGLTGVVNGQALSKAFSPQTKPWITLARALGTVLCTAGKQVQGSVQVCTLGTPLKEAGSYLTPAVAAGMLAGGIQKEVTLVNATLLAQEAGLKVTATHSDVAPEPDSSTGLVQVSLQGTPHQVTGTVQGSTPVLRQINGATFKLPAPLSGSLLIYRAKASDTGALATLTGLLSKAGAQLLSYHSSSTVAGEQWSVVGLSAPLPSLGELKPRVTEIFQLHLP is encoded by the exons ATGGCACTGGGCAAGCTGCAGAAAGTGCTGATCAGCGAAAGCCTGGACCCCTGCTGCCGGGAGATCCTGCAGGCCGGCGGGCTCCGGGTGCAGGAGAAGCCCGGGCTGagcaaggaggagctgctgcgGGAGATCCGG GACTGCGATGGGCTCATCGTCCGCTCGGCCACCAAAGTCACGGCCGAGGTGCTGGAGGcggcagagaggctgcaggtggtgggcagagctggcaccgGCGTGGACAATGTGGACGTGGAGGCAGCCACCAGGAAGGGCGTCCTGGTCATGAA cacaCCCACTGGGAACAGCCTCAGCGCCGCCGAGCTCACCTGTGGGATGATCCTGTGCCTGGCCAG GCAGATCCCGCAGGCAGCTGCCTCCATGAAGGAGGGCAAGTGGGACCGCAAGAAG TACATGGGCATGGAGCTGAACGGGAAGACGCTGgccgtgctggggctgggacgCATCGGCAGGGAGGTGGCCACTCGCATGCAGGCTTTTGGCATGAAG aCCATCGGCTACGATCCCATCATCACCCCCGATGTCTCAGCCACCTTTGGTGTGGAGCAGCTGCCGCTGGAGCAGATCTGGCCCCGCTGCGACTTCATCACAGTGCACACACCACTGCTGCCCTCCACCACGG GGCTCCTGAACGACAGCACCTTTGCCAAGTGCCGCCGTGGCGTGCAGGTGGTGAACTGTGCCCGCGGTGGCATCGTGGATGAGGGCGCGCTGCTGCGGGCGCTGCAGTCGGGGCAGTGTGGTGGGGCCGCCCTCGATGTCTTCACACAG GAGCCCCCAAAGGACCGTGAGCTGGTGAACCACCCCAACGTCATCTCCTGCCCACACCTGGGTGCCAGCACACGGGAGGCACAGAGCCGCTGTGGCAAGGAAATCGCCATGCAGATCGTGGACATGGCCACGGGGAAGGGGCTGACCGGCGTA GTTAACGGGCAAGCTCTCAGCAAGGCTTTTTCACCCCAGACCAAGCCCTGGATCACCCTGGCCAGGGCCCTGGGCACGGTGCTGTGCACGGCGGGCAAGCAAGTGCAGGGCAGTGTGCAGGTCTGCACCCTAG ggacacccctgaAGGAGGCTGGGAGCTACCTGAcgcctgctgtggctgcaggcatGCTGGCTGGAGGGATACAGAAGGAGGTGACCCTGGTGAATGCCACACTGCTGGCCCAGGAGGCTGGGCTGAAG GTCACAGCCACCCACAGCGATGTGGCCCCTGAGCCCGACAGCAGCACTGGTCTGGTGCAGGTGTCCTTGCAGGGCACCCCGCAccaggtgacagggacagtgcAGGGCAGCACCCCGGTCCTGCGGCAGATCAACGGGGCCACCTTCAAGCTGCCAGCCCCGCTGTCCGGCTCTCTCCTCATCTACAGAGCCAAAGCCTCTGACACCGGTGCTCTGGCCACGCTGACCG ggctgctgagcaAGGCAGGGGCCCAGCTCCTGTCCTACCACAGCTCCAGCACGGTGGCAGGGGAGCAGTGGAGCGTCGTGGGGCTCTcagcccccctgcccagcctcggCGAGCTAAAGCCACGCGTCACGGAAATCTTCCAGCTCCACCTGCCATAG